One genomic region from Cyanobium usitatum str. Tous encodes:
- the katG gene encoding catalase/peroxidase HPI: protein MTELGKCPFNHGGTAVAGCGPAPRDWWPQQLNLGILHQQNPAANPLGEWFDYAEAFRQLDYAGLKRDLIALMTDSQDWWPADWGHYGGLFIRMAWHSAGTYRTADGRGGGGTGNQRFAPINSWPDNGNLDKARRLLWPIKQKYGNSISWADLMILAGNAALESMGLRTFGFGGGRADIWQPEEDIYWGNEKTWLGDERYSGDRQLENPLAAVQMGLIYVNPEGPNGVPDPVASGRDVRETFARMAMNDEETVALTAGGHTFGKAHGAGSEELVGPAPEGAPLEEMGLGWRNRHGSGKGADATTSGIEGAWKPNPTRWDMGYFDMLFGYEWELIKSPAGAWQWQAKDCRDEHLIPDAHIPGLKHPPMMTTADLSLRFDPIYESISRYFHQHPEAFADAFARAWFKLTHRDMGPKCLYLGPEVPEEDLIWQDPIPAVDHLLVDEAAIADLKARVRASGLSTAELVSTAWASASSFRGSDKRGGANGARVRLAPQKDWAVNRPEQLEWVLSVLKDIQQTFNASRSGGVRVSLADLIVLAGGVGVEQAAAAAGQPVEVPFTPGRMDADQEHTDAVSFAVMEPQADGFRNWQKGPMSVAAEHLLVDRAQLLGLSAPEMTVLVGGLRVLGANSGSSRHGVFTERPGVLSNDFFVNLLDMATTWTPIDDSGELFEGRDRRSGELRWSGTRVDLVFGSNSQLRAIAEVYAQSDGTERLVCDFVAAWVKVMEADRFDLKG from the coding sequence ATGACCGAACTCGGCAAATGCCCCTTCAACCATGGCGGAACTGCGGTTGCGGGTTGCGGTCCCGCGCCGCGCGACTGGTGGCCCCAGCAGCTCAACCTGGGGATCCTGCATCAGCAAAACCCGGCTGCTAATCCTCTAGGTGAGTGGTTCGACTACGCCGAGGCCTTCCGGCAGCTCGACTACGCCGGCCTCAAGCGCGACTTGATCGCGCTGATGACCGATTCGCAGGACTGGTGGCCAGCCGACTGGGGCCACTACGGCGGGCTGTTCATCCGGATGGCCTGGCACAGCGCCGGCACCTACCGCACTGCCGATGGCCGTGGCGGTGGCGGCACTGGCAACCAGCGCTTCGCGCCGATCAACAGCTGGCCCGATAACGGCAACCTCGACAAGGCCCGACGGCTGCTCTGGCCGATCAAGCAGAAATACGGCAACAGCATCTCCTGGGCCGACTTGATGATTCTGGCCGGCAACGCCGCCCTCGAATCGATGGGGCTGCGCACCTTTGGCTTCGGCGGCGGCCGCGCCGACATTTGGCAGCCGGAGGAAGACATCTACTGGGGCAACGAAAAGACCTGGCTCGGCGATGAGCGCTACAGCGGCGATCGCCAGCTGGAAAACCCACTGGCTGCCGTGCAGATGGGGTTGATCTACGTGAACCCCGAAGGACCCAATGGGGTGCCCGACCCCGTGGCGTCAGGGCGTGACGTGCGTGAGACCTTCGCCCGCATGGCGATGAACGACGAGGAGACCGTGGCGCTCACCGCTGGCGGCCACACCTTCGGCAAGGCCCACGGAGCCGGCAGCGAAGAGCTGGTGGGCCCCGCTCCCGAGGGCGCGCCACTGGAGGAGATGGGGCTGGGTTGGCGCAACCGCCACGGCAGCGGCAAAGGTGCCGATGCCACCACCAGCGGCATCGAGGGCGCCTGGAAACCCAATCCCACCCGCTGGGACATGGGCTACTTCGACATGCTGTTTGGCTACGAGTGGGAGCTGATCAAGAGCCCTGCCGGTGCCTGGCAGTGGCAGGCGAAGGATTGCCGCGATGAGCACCTGATCCCTGATGCCCACATCCCTGGGCTCAAGCACCCGCCCATGATGACCACGGCGGATCTGTCCCTGCGCTTCGATCCGATCTACGAGTCGATCTCGCGCTACTTCCACCAGCACCCGGAGGCCTTCGCCGATGCCTTCGCCCGCGCCTGGTTCAAGCTCACCCACCGCGACATGGGGCCCAAGTGCCTCTACCTCGGCCCCGAGGTGCCCGAGGAAGACCTGATCTGGCAGGACCCGATCCCGGCGGTGGATCACCTCTTGGTGGATGAAGCCGCCATCGCCGATCTAAAGGCGCGCGTGCGTGCGTCGGGGCTGAGCACCGCCGAGCTGGTGAGCACCGCCTGGGCCTCGGCCTCCAGCTTCCGCGGCTCCGATAAGCGCGGCGGCGCCAACGGCGCCCGCGTGCGCCTGGCCCCGCAAAAAGATTGGGCCGTGAACCGACCCGAGCAGCTGGAGTGGGTTCTGTCGGTACTCAAGGACATCCAGCAGACGTTCAACGCCTCCCGCTCAGGTGGCGTGCGGGTGTCGCTGGCGGATCTGATCGTGCTGGCCGGTGGCGTTGGCGTGGAGCAGGCCGCCGCCGCGGCCGGTCAACCGGTGGAGGTGCCGTTCACGCCCGGCCGGATGGATGCCGACCAGGAGCACACCGATGCGGTCTCGTTTGCGGTAATGGAGCCCCAGGCCGATGGCTTCCGCAACTGGCAGAAGGGCCCGATGAGCGTGGCGGCTGAGCATCTGCTGGTGGACCGGGCCCAGCTGCTGGGGCTGAGCGCGCCAGAGATGACCGTGCTGGTGGGCGGCCTGCGGGTACTGGGCGCCAACAGCGGCAGCAGCCGCCATGGCGTGTTCACCGAGCGGCCGGGGGTGCTGAGCAACGACTTCTTCGTGAATCTGCTCGACATGGCCACCACTTGGACGCCTATCGACGACAGCGGTGAGCTGTTCGAAGGGCGCGATCGCCGCAGCGGTGAGCTGCGCTGGAGCGGCACGCGGGTGGATCTGGTGTTCGGCTCCAACTCCCAGCTGCGGGCGATCGCCGAGGTGTATGCCCAGAGCGATGGCACGGAGCGTCTTGTGTGCGACTTCGTGGCCGCCTGGGTGAAGGTGATGGAGGCCGATCGCTTCGACCTGAAGGGTTGA
- the thiC gene encoding phosphomethylpyrimidine synthase ThiC yields the protein MRSAWIEKRRGTANYSQMYYARQGVVTEEMAYVAKRENLPESLVMEEVARGRMIIPANINHLNLEPMAIGIASRCKVNANIGASPNASDLDEEVAKLRLAVKYGADTVMDLSTGGVNLDEVRTAIINASPVPIGTVPVYQALESVHGSIEKLDADDFLHIIEKHCQQGVDYQTIHAGLLIEHLPLVKGRLTGIVSRGGGILAQWMLYHHKQNPLFTRFDDIIEIFKRYDCSFSLGDSLRPGCQHDASDAAQLAELKTLGQLTRRAWEHDIQVMVEGPGHVPMDQIEFNVKKQMEECSEAPFYVLGPLVTDIAPGYDHITSAIGAAMAGWYGTAMLCYVTPKEHLGLPNAEDVREGLIAYKIAAHAADIARHRPGARDRDDELSRARYAFDWNKQFDLSLDPERAREYHDETLPADIYKQAEFCSMCGPKHCPMQTKITDEDLAGLEQVLAEQKAGVAASA from the coding sequence ATGCGTAGCGCCTGGATCGAGAAGCGTCGCGGCACCGCGAACTATTCCCAGATGTATTACGCCCGCCAGGGCGTAGTGACTGAGGAGATGGCTTATGTGGCCAAGCGGGAAAACCTGCCTGAGTCGCTGGTGATGGAGGAGGTGGCTCGGGGCCGCATGATCATCCCGGCCAACATCAATCACCTCAATTTGGAGCCGATGGCGATCGGTATCGCCAGTCGCTGCAAGGTGAACGCCAACATCGGCGCCTCCCCCAATGCTTCCGATCTCGATGAAGAGGTGGCCAAGCTGCGCCTAGCCGTGAAATACGGCGCCGACACGGTGATGGATCTCTCCACCGGCGGCGTCAACCTCGATGAGGTGCGCACGGCGATCATTAATGCTTCGCCGGTGCCGATCGGCACGGTGCCCGTCTATCAGGCGCTCGAGAGCGTGCATGGCTCGATCGAGAAGCTCGACGCCGACGACTTCCTGCACATCATCGAGAAGCATTGCCAGCAGGGGGTTGATTACCAAACGATCCACGCCGGCCTGCTGATTGAGCACCTGCCCCTGGTGAAGGGTCGCCTCACCGGCATCGTTAGTCGCGGTGGCGGGATCTTGGCCCAGTGGATGCTTTATCACCACAAACAGAACCCCCTGTTCACGCGCTTCGATGACATCATCGAAATCTTCAAGCGCTACGACTGCAGCTTCTCCCTTGGCGACTCCCTGCGGCCGGGTTGCCAGCACGACGCCTCCGACGCCGCCCAGCTGGCTGAGCTCAAAACCCTCGGCCAGCTCACCCGCCGCGCCTGGGAGCACGACATCCAGGTGATGGTGGAGGGTCCGGGCCATGTGCCGATGGATCAGATCGAATTCAACGTCAAAAAGCAGATGGAGGAGTGCAGCGAGGCGCCCTTCTATGTGCTCGGTCCCTTGGTTACCGACATCGCCCCCGGCTACGACCACATCACCAGCGCCATTGGCGCGGCGATGGCCGGCTGGTATGGCACGGCCATGCTCTGCTATGTGACCCCCAAGGAGCACCTGGGCCTGCCCAATGCCGAGGATGTGCGCGAGGGCCTGATCGCCTACAAGATCGCAGCCCACGCCGCCGACATTGCCCGCCATCGCCCGGGGGCCCGCGACCGCGACGACGAACTGAGCCGCGCCCGCTACGCCTTCGACTGGAACAAGCAGTTCGATCTCTCGCTTGATCCGGAGCGGGCCCGCGAGTATCACGACGAAACTCTTCCTGCTGATATCTATAAGCAGGCTGAGTTCTGCTCAATGTGCGGCCCCAAGCACTGCCCAATGCAAACCAAGATCACCGATGAGGATCTAGCTGGGCTGGAGCAGGTGCTGGCGGAGCAGAAAGCAGGGGTCGCCGCATCCGCCTGA
- a CDS encoding HEAT repeat domain-containing protein, which translates to MTNPSPDLAALREAILCGDPSRAMPALVGLREVPLEQAVPLLLLGLEQSMFMVRSLSCAGLGVKQNEAGWQALVAAMQGDEDANVRAEAANALVSHSLERAWPLLRDVFAADQQWLVRCSILSALAEQPAIDPAWLLELASMAITDADGTVRVGGAEILARLVREQGAAEARVLLQQLQADPDHRVVAAALNGLQS; encoded by the coding sequence ATGACCAATCCCTCCCCCGATCTTGCGGCCCTGCGTGAGGCCATCCTTTGCGGAGACCCCAGTCGGGCCATGCCCGCCCTGGTGGGTTTGCGGGAGGTGCCGCTGGAGCAGGCCGTGCCCTTACTGCTGCTCGGGCTGGAGCAGAGCATGTTCATGGTGCGCTCGCTCAGCTGCGCCGGCCTTGGGGTGAAGCAAAACGAGGCCGGCTGGCAGGCGCTGGTGGCCGCGATGCAGGGCGATGAGGACGCCAATGTGCGGGCCGAAGCGGCCAATGCTCTGGTGAGCCATTCCCTTGAGCGGGCCTGGCCCCTGCTGCGGGATGTGTTTGCAGCCGATCAGCAGTGGCTGGTGCGCTGCAGCATCCTTTCGGCTCTGGCTGAGCAGCCGGCCATTGATCCGGCTTGGTTGCTGGAGCTGGCGTCGATGGCGATTACAGATGCCGATGGCACGGTGCGGGTGGGTGGGGCCGAAATCCTGGCTCGCCTGGTGCGGGAGCAGGGCGCTGCTGAGGCCAGGGTCCTGTTGCAGCAGCTCCAGGCCGACCCCGACCACCGGGTGGTGGCCGCGGCACTTAATGGTCTGCAGAGCTAG
- a CDS encoding DUF3188 domain-containing protein, producing the protein MKQRPWLRGLLALSSPLLILLALLVLLQRRGVDRIPALPALLIGTGLLVTSAVGWRRRRRELLAALRHDGDV; encoded by the coding sequence GTGAAGCAAAGGCCCTGGCTGCGGGGGTTGCTGGCCCTCTCCTCGCCCCTGTTGATCCTGCTGGCGCTGCTGGTGCTGCTGCAGCGCCGCGGCGTCGATCGGATTCCAGCTCTGCCAGCCCTGCTGATCGGCACGGGCTTGCTGGTAACCAGTGCCGTGGGGTGGCGGCGGCGAAGGCGCGAGCTGCTGGCGGCCCTGCGCCACGATGGGGATGTATGA
- a CDS encoding amidohydrolase: MTATPCSLNWQALGLEQALAEVLPELIQLRRHIHRHPELSGHEQQTAALVAGELRRWGWQVREGVGRTGVLAELGPEQGPDGLPAPLVALRVDMDALPVEERTGLDYASTQQGLMHACGHDLHTAVGLGVAYLLAELAERHPELLTARVRLLFQPAEETAQGAAWMKADGAMDGVAALFGVHVFPSLAAGTIGVRSGSLTAAAGELEVEVLGEGGHGARPHQSTDAIWIAARVVSGLQEAISRRLDALHPVVVSFGRIEGGKAFNVIADHVRLLGTVRCLDTDVHAQLPGWIEDTVQALCRGHGGEARVRYRVISPPVHNDPALTELVAEAGVELLGRPQVQWLEQPSLGAEDFAELLAGTRGTMFRLGVAGPQGCTPLHSNSFAPDEASLPVGIGVLTLSLLRWMERRP; this comes from the coding sequence ATGACGGCAACACCCTGCAGCTTGAATTGGCAGGCCTTGGGACTTGAGCAGGCCCTGGCCGAGGTGCTGCCGGAGCTGATCCAGTTGCGGCGTCATATCCATCGCCACCCCGAGCTCAGTGGCCATGAGCAGCAGACCGCTGCCCTGGTGGCAGGTGAGCTGCGGCGCTGGGGTTGGCAGGTGCGCGAGGGGGTCGGTCGCACCGGCGTACTGGCGGAGCTGGGGCCAGAGCAGGGGCCTGATGGCTTGCCCGCCCCCCTGGTGGCCCTGCGGGTGGATATGGATGCCCTGCCGGTGGAGGAGCGCACCGGCCTCGACTACGCCTCCACCCAGCAGGGCTTGATGCATGCCTGCGGCCACGACCTGCACACCGCCGTGGGACTGGGGGTGGCCTACCTGCTGGCGGAGCTTGCCGAGCGCCACCCCGAGTTGCTCACGGCCCGGGTGCGGCTGTTGTTTCAGCCCGCTGAGGAAACGGCCCAGGGGGCGGCCTGGATGAAGGCCGATGGCGCCATGGACGGCGTGGCAGCCCTGTTTGGTGTGCACGTGTTTCCCAGCCTGGCGGCGGGCACGATCGGCGTGCGCAGCGGCAGCCTCACGGCGGCGGCCGGGGAGCTGGAGGTGGAGGTGCTGGGCGAGGGCGGCCACGGCGCCCGGCCCCACCAGAGCACCGACGCCATTTGGATTGCGGCGCGGGTGGTGAGTGGTCTGCAGGAGGCGATCAGCCGCCGCCTTGATGCCCTGCACCCGGTGGTGGTGAGTTTTGGGCGGATCGAGGGCGGTAAGGCTTTCAATGTGATCGCTGACCATGTGCGTCTGCTGGGCACGGTGCGCTGCCTCGACACCGACGTGCACGCCCAGCTGCCGGGCTGGATCGAAGACACGGTGCAGGCCCTCTGCCGCGGCCATGGCGGCGAGGCCCGGGTGCGCTATCGGGTGATTTCACCGCCTGTACACAACGACCCTGCCCTCACCGAGCTGGTGGCTGAAGCTGGGGTCGAGTTGCTTGGTCGCCCCCAGGTGCAGTGGCTCGAGCAGCCGTCTTTGGGAGCAGAGGATTTCGCCGAATTGCTCGCTGGCACCCGCGGCACCATGTTTCGCTTGGGGGTGGCGGGGCCTCAGGGCTGCACGCCTTTGCACAGCAACAGCTTTGCTCCCGACGAAGCGTCCCTGCCGGTGGGCATTGGCGTGCTCACCTTGAGCCTGCTGCGCTGGATGGAGCGGCGCCCGTGA
- a CDS encoding tetratricopeptide repeat protein: MPTMIPTLFSLLLGLQLLLPQLFDQALSASRQGRFDEALPLWNQVLEVAPGDAAAWSNRGNVQLALGDPRAAIADQTKAMQLDGDSPDPHLNRGTAEEALGQWAAAEADYRWILERAPQEAGEPRASALYNLGNVQGSLGDWQEARSCFEAASLARPGFAMARSSAALAAFQLGDRAEAERQLRNLIRRYPLFADARAGLTALLWQKGARGEAESNWAAASGLDPRYRQQEWLLSTRRWPPEPVEALAQFLALAP; this comes from the coding sequence ATGCCAACCATGATTCCTACGTTGTTTTCCTTGCTGCTGGGCCTGCAGCTGCTGCTGCCCCAGCTGTTTGATCAGGCCCTCAGCGCCAGCCGGCAGGGGCGCTTTGATGAGGCCCTACCCCTCTGGAACCAGGTGCTGGAGGTGGCCCCAGGCGATGCGGCGGCCTGGAGCAATCGGGGCAATGTGCAGCTGGCCCTGGGCGATCCCCGCGCCGCCATCGCTGACCAGACCAAGGCGATGCAGCTCGACGGCGATAGCCCCGATCCCCACCTCAATCGCGGCACAGCCGAGGAGGCCTTGGGCCAGTGGGCTGCCGCCGAAGCCGACTACCGCTGGATCCTGGAGCGCGCCCCGCAGGAAGCGGGTGAACCGCGCGCCTCGGCCCTCTACAACCTCGGCAACGTGCAGGGCTCCCTGGGCGACTGGCAGGAGGCGCGAAGTTGCTTTGAGGCCGCTTCCCTGGCTAGGCCAGGCTTCGCCATGGCCCGCTCCAGCGCTGCCCTGGCGGCCTTCCAGCTGGGCGATCGCGCCGAGGCCGAGCGGCAGCTGCGCAACCTGATCCGCCGCTATCCCCTGTTTGCGGATGCCCGAGCTGGCCTCACGGCGCTGCTCTGGCAGAAGGGGGCTCGCGGTGAGGCCGAAAGCAACTGGGCGGCCGCCTCTGGCCTCGATCCCCGCTACCGGCAGCAAGAATGGTTGCTTTCGACGCGGCGCTGGCCCCCCGAGCCGGTGGAAGCTTTGGCGCAATTCCTCGCTTTGGCCCCCTGA
- the ruvB gene encoding Holliday junction branch migration DNA helicase RuvB encodes MAIVSSGSTAPRGRPSRDEPPARFVDPAPVLEEVPAAASGLHREDSLRPKRLADYIGQSELKQVLAIAVEATRARQEALDHVLLYGPPGLGKTTMALVLAEELGVRCRITSAPALERPRDIVGLLVNLQPHELLFIDEIHRLNRVAEEILYPAMEDYRLDLTVGKGTTARTRSLDLPPFTLVGATTRAGSLSSPLRDRFGLIQRLEFYGLDELQQIVERAAGLLKIKLDGGAALEVARRCRGTPRIANRLLRRVRDVASVRGHGRIGAPLVAEALSLHRVDDRGLDASDRRLLTLMLEGYGGGPVGLDTLAAGLGEDSATLEAVVEPYLLQLGFLQRTPRGRLVTPAGRNHLGWPANAAA; translated from the coding sequence GAGGAGGTCCCCGCCGCGGCCAGTGGCCTGCACCGGGAAGACAGTCTCCGCCCCAAGCGCCTGGCCGATTACATCGGCCAGAGCGAGCTCAAGCAGGTGCTGGCCATTGCGGTGGAGGCCACCCGCGCCCGCCAGGAGGCCCTCGACCACGTGCTGCTCTACGGCCCACCGGGCCTGGGCAAAACCACCATGGCTTTGGTGCTGGCCGAGGAGTTGGGGGTGCGCTGCCGCATCACCAGCGCCCCGGCCCTGGAGCGCCCCCGCGACATCGTTGGCCTGCTGGTCAACCTGCAGCCCCATGAGCTGCTGTTCATCGACGAGATTCATCGGCTCAACCGGGTGGCCGAGGAAATTCTTTATCCAGCGATGGAGGATTACCGCCTCGATCTCACCGTGGGTAAGGGCACGACAGCCCGCACCCGCAGCCTGGATCTGCCACCTTTCACGCTTGTTGGCGCCACCACCCGGGCCGGATCGCTGAGTTCACCGCTGCGGGATCGCTTTGGCCTGATTCAGCGGCTTGAGTTTTACGGGCTCGATGAACTTCAGCAAATTGTGGAGCGGGCCGCTGGCCTGCTGAAGATCAAGCTGGATGGTGGGGCTGCCCTGGAAGTTGCCCGCCGCTGTCGCGGCACCCCCCGCATCGCCAATCGCCTGCTGCGTCGGGTGCGCGATGTGGCTTCGGTGCGGGGCCATGGCCGCATCGGCGCCCCCCTGGTGGCCGAGGCCCTCAGCCTGCATCGCGTCGACGACCGCGGCCTCGATGCCAGTGACCGGCGCTTGCTGACCCTGATGCTCGAGGGCTACGGCGGCGGCCCCGTGGGCCTCGACACCCTGGCCGCTGGTCTCGGCGAAGATTCCGCCACCCTTGAAGCGGTGGTGGAGCCCTACCTGTTGCAGTTGGGTTTTCTGCAGCGCACCCCCCGGGGACGGCTGGTTACCCCGGCGGGCCGCAACCACCTGGGCTGGCCGGCTAATGCGGCCGCATGA